Proteins found in one Fusarium oxysporum Fo47 chromosome V, complete sequence genomic segment:
- a CDS encoding alkaline-phosphatase-like protein, with translation MVSSHNGSPLRTLLLVAANLLIPVSIVVFALGFFPYKPFLPGLAEFESLDFGSPPDAPFDRLIFMVVDALRSDFVYSDASGFDYVQSLIRDGSAMPFTANARSPTVTMPRIKSMTTGSIPSFVDLILNFDEADTSSTLASQDTWLAQIKAKQMGKLLMYGDDTWLKLFPNTFDREDGTSSFFVADFTEVDNNVTRNIAPELENNDWGLMVLHYLGLDHIGHKAGPKSSNMFPKQREMDGIVKTLFEAMESKPHLDSTLLVLCGDHGMNDAGNHGASSPGETSPALVFMSPRLKKVSHRLPAPAQPKDEFDYYSMVEQSDLAPTIAALLGFPVSKNNLGAFIPDFLPFWHKTSDQIQILVRNARQILNIITAAFGSELFDAQSSVDPCALEQTEINELACQWRRINKEAHVLAAGNKLDQKWLDDMSQWLRRAQDLMSSMASNYDMPKLYIGQAIAAVAATASTVVLVSLGTHRDGQILPFSLMTLSYGAMMYASSYVEEEQHFWYWSSSIWLVIQGVLHIRRRNSLADIAWVFVALVALRLTRGWNQTGQKFAGSPDIVKSFIVTHPQLLWAIITFGYILMSFRLLARLKSLPSLASTSTTSILLMSAYSFKLGFTSEDAPELVVGFARSLNDMFVGQSLLWRARTAFILLGVLFGYGIYRSFTGGRNGQLQSAYLFHHLYTIFGITQSRATNIPLFLLSDILFHALQATDLSVTGITITAILLQYTTFFAFGGSNAISSVDLSSAYNGISGFNFFAVGFLTLVSNWAGPIFWTSAANLLLLRKYHDGQRNAFWQYITLQTVFVSATVALVMAACTSLRTHLFIWTVFSPKYLYCMAWSLGQHLLINIGFGGLLFWLGSRN, from the exons ATGGTGTCCTCTCATAATGGTTCGCCATTGCGCACTCTGTTGCTCGTCGCAGCCAATCTTCTAATCCCAGTCTCAATTGTCGTCTTTGCGCTGGGCTTCTTCCCTTATAAACCGTTCCTTCCTGGATTGGCTGAATTCGAGTCTCTTGACTTTGGATCGCCTCCTGATGCACCATTTGATCGTTTAATATTTATGGTTGTCGATGCCCTCAGAAG CGACTTTGTATACTCGGACGCCTCGGGATTTGATTATGTTCAAAG TCTCATCCGAGATGGCAGCGCAATGCCTTTTACAGCCAATGCTCGATCACCCACAGTTACTATGCCGAGAATCAAGTCCATGACAACCGGTTCAATCCCTTCGTTTGTTGATCTTATTTTGAACTTTGACGAGGCAGATACTTCGTCAACACTCGCTTCTCAAGATACTTGGTTAGCTCAGATTAAAGCCAAGCAAATGGGCAAGCTTCTCATGTACGGAGATGACACTTGGCTGAAGTTGTTTCCCAACACTTTCGATCGCGAAGATGGAACCTCCAGCTTCTTTGTGGCG GACTTCACCGAGGTTGACAACAATGTCACCAGAAACATTGCCCCTGAACTTGAGAACAATGATTGGGGTCTTATGGTGCTTCATTATCTCGGTCTAGATCATATCGGGCATAAGGCTGGACCAAAAAG CTCGAATATGTTTCCCAAGCAGCGCGAAATGGACGGTATTGTCAAGACTCTTTTCGAAGCTATGGAGTCCAAGCCTCATTTGGACTCGACACTCCTCGTCCTTTGCGGTGATCATGGCATGAATGATGCTGGTAACCATGGTGCTTCTTCACCCGGCGAAACCTCACCCGCCTTGGTTTTCATGTCTccaaggctgaagaaggtCTCCCATAGGCTCCCTGCCCCAGCTCAACCCAAGGATGAGTTTGATTACTACTCCATGGTCGAGCAATCTGACCTGGCACCTACTATTGCCGCCCTTTTGGGTTTCCCGGTATCCAAGAACAACCTGGGAGCCTTCATCCCTGATTTCCTCCCCTTCTGGCACAAGACCAGTGATCAGATTCAGATTTTAGTTCGAAATGCTAGACAAATCCTCAACATTATCACAGCCGCGTTTGGAAGTGAGCTCTTTGACGCACAGAGTAGCGTTGACCCCTGTGCCCTTGAGCAAACCGAAATCAACGAACTGGCATGTCAATGGCGAAGGATCAACAAGGAGGCACATGTACTCGCAGCTGGTAACAAGCTGGACCAAAAGTGGCTTGATGACATGTCACAGTGGCTCCGCCGAGCCCAAGATCTCATGAGCAGCATGGCTTCAAACTACGACATGCCCAAGCTTTACATTGGCCAAGCGAtcgctgctgttgctgctaCTGCAAGCACAGTTGTTCTTGTCAGTCTTGGGACTCATCGAGATGGACAAATTCTTCCATTCAGCCTCATGACATTATCTTACGGTGCCATGATGTATGCGAGTAGTTATGTTGAAGAGGAACAGCACTTTTGGTACTGGTCTTCTAGCATTTGGCTTGTAATACAAGGAGTGCTTCATATCCGAAG GAGAAACAGCCTTGCCGACATCGCTTGGGTCTTCGTTGCACTTGTAGCTTTGAGACTCACCAGGGGCTGGAATCAAACTGGCCAGAAGTTTGCAGGAAGTCCTGACATCGTGAAGAGCTTCATCGTCACGCACCCTCAACTTCTCTGGGCTATTATCACTTTTGGATACATTCTCATGTCATTCCGCTTGCTTGCCCGTCTCAAGAGTCTCCCTTCTCTGGCTAGCACAAGCACTACCTCAATTCTGCTCATGTCTGCGTATAGCTTCAAGCTTGGCTTCACGAGCGAGGATGCCCCGGAGCTCGTTGTTGGCTTCGCTAGAAGCTTGAACGACATGTTCGTGGGACAGTCATTGCTTTGGAGGGCCAGGACTGCCTTTATTCTTCTCGGCGTCTTGTTTGGGTATGGCATCTATCGGTCGTTCACTGGCGGTCGAAATGGCCAGTTACAGTCAG CATatcttttccatcatctctATACCATCTTTGGCATAACCCAGTCTCGTGCTACAAACATTCCCCTCTTTCTACTATCTGATATCCTCTTCCACGCACTCCAAGCCACCGATCTCTCCGTAACTGGAATCACCATCACAGCTATTCTTCTTCAATACACAACATTCTTCGCCTTTGGTGGCTCAAATGCCATCTCCTCCGTCGATCTTTCCAGCGCATACAACGGTATCAGTggcttcaacttctttgcCGTTGGTTTTCTTACCTTGGTCAGCAACTGGGCAGGGCCAATCTTCTGGACATCCGCCGCCAACCTTCTCCTACTACGCAAGTACCACGACGGTCAGCGCAATGCCTTCTGGCAATACATTACTTTGCAGACTGTCTTTGTCTCTGCGACAGTTGCATTAGTCATGGCGGCTTGCACATCACTGCGAACTCATCTGTTTATTTGGACAGTTTTCTCACCCAAGTATCTCTACTGTATGGCTTGGAGTCTCGGCCAACACTTGCTGATCAACATTGGCTTTGGTGGTCTCCTATTTTGGTTGGGGTCGCGTAACTAG
- a CDS encoding nuclear condensing complex subunits, C-term domain-containing protein yields MPARTTARSSRTSAARSSAASRTSPVAEPVDTPDNALRTKVCAVFRDAQRTTATHRKLVVNLRKIQESCAYEPTNPDQSRADEFDEDAFNHEFIRCVSKIMPIKKSESVGEKSIKFTGLFLQHASAKDNELLGEIDQDASVMPETPSTRLTSQLLEAILPLLTAKDKVVRFRSTQLISHIINSLDAIDDDLFQKLRHGLLKRIRDKEAMVRSQAVLGLGRLAGNQTEGCTNSDDSDDDDTGLLEKLLEVLQNDPNADVRRSLLVNLPILPETLSVLLERARDQDAATRRAVYSRLLPALGDFRHLSVKMREKLLRWGVRDRDENVRKAASRLFRERWIEDCAGAPPQEDGVPAEPAPPNFDGLLELLERIDVVNTGVENGVALEAMKGFWEGRPDYRETVEFNDNFWETLSAESVFMARSFNDFCRLEGDGKYLNLLEEKLPEVTKLAFFLERYLHVLTAAVKRVAEADDEDEEEDTVEQEFIVEQLLQIALTLDYSDEVGRRKMFTLLRQAISIPDLPDEVTKLAVETLQSICSPDAAGEREFISIVLESVADVHDTIVDDPPADDAEDSFHSARSEVSGQSTPTKGSKRGGTPELSEEEAREKAVREIVVNMKCLHIVQCMLTHVASNLQDNTDLVAMLNNLVVPAVRSHEAPVRERGLVCLGLCALLDRSLAEENLSLFMHFFTKGHTALQITALHILTDILNVHGAQLLSSTPGLLKIYVKAVKGGGKSPEVQAAATVAASKLLLGRVVSEEEACQDLLKSLVVAYFDPSSASNQTVRQALNYFLPVFCFSRDENQNLMRSIALDAIHALFNVRESLEDDDVDVEEDMVSMTTIGACLVDWTDPRKCYRPTSLLESDKKAVNGDVHLDFAMDILEKLQGNITKEEKKLIGTLLGKLHISPGSSEEKLREAYNEVSIAVEEGLLSDATSRSALFKLHVSLGKIVNALDEQQPAHRRTSRSTSVITDHQSPEEEKTVMEEPSIKEEDEESDGTVVPKEEKDERESLVDDLLSDGEDVEMTDV; encoded by the exons ATGCCTGCAAGAACTACCGCCCGTTCTTCGAGGACGTCAGCTGCGCGAAGCTCTGCTGCGTCTCGTACCTCACCAGTCGCCGAACCAGTTGATACCCCTGACAACGCTCTACGAACCAAAGTATGTGCTGTCTTTCGTGATGCACAGAGAACCACGGCAACACACCGAAAGCTTGTTGTGAATCTACGAAAGATCCAGGAGTCTTGCGCTTACGAGCCAACAAACCCCGACCAATCTCGTGCAGATGAATTCGACGAGGATGCTTTTAATCACGAATTTATACGTTGCGTTAGCAAAATCATGCCAATCAAGAAGTCGGAGAGTGTGGGAGAAAAGTCAATTAAATTCACCGGCCTCTTTCTGCAGCACGCAAGTGCAAAAGACAATGAACTTCTAGGAGAGATCGACCAAGATGCGAGTGTCATGCCAGAGACTCCAAGCACTCGCCTGACCTCACAACTTCTGGAAGctattcttcctcttctgacCGCCAAGGACAAGGTGGTCCGCTTCAGGTCGACACAGCTCATTTCTCACATTATCAACTCGCTCGACGCGATAGACGACGACCTCTTCCAGAAACTGCGCCACGGGCTACTTAAAAGGATCCGCGACAAGGAGGCCATGGTCCGCTCTCAAGCGGTGCTGGGTCTTGGCCGTCTTGCAGGAAACCAGACGGAGGGTTGCACCAACTCAGATGATAGCGACGATGACGATACCGGACTGCTCGAGAAGCTGTTGGAAGTTCTACAGAACGACCCCAATGCTGATGTGCGAAGATCGCTCCTCGTCAACCTTCCCATCTTACCCGAGACTTTGTCAGTCCTTCTTGAGCGCGCGCGTGATCAAGATGCAGCAACTCGAAGAGCCGTTTATTCCAGACTCCTCCCTGCCCTAGGTGATTTCCGCCACTTGTCTGTTAAAATGCGAGAGAAGCTCCTTCGCTGGGGTGTTCGTGACAGAGACGAGAACGTCCGAAAAGCTGCAAGCAGACTGTTCCGCGAGCGATGGATTGAGGATTGCGCGGGTGCACCCCCTCAAGAGGATGGCGTACCTGCAGAACCAGCACCTCCCAACTTTGACGGCCTCCTTGAATTGCTAGAGCGAATTGACGTGGTCAATACTGGCGTTGAGAACGGCGTTGCACTAGAGGCCATGAAAGGCTTCTGGGAGGGACGCCCGGACTACCGTGAAACAGTAGAGTTTAATGACAACTTTTGGGAGACCCTATCTGCTGAGTCTGTCTTCATGGCCAGGAGTTTCAATGATTTCTGCCGCCTTGAAGGCGATGGCAAATACCTGAACCTCTTGGAAGAAAAACTCCCTGAGGTCACCAAGCTCGCTTTCTTCTTAGAACGATACCTTCACGTTCTAACTGCTGCCGTTAAGAGGGTAGCAGAGGcagacgacgaagacgaagaagaagacacGGTAGAGCAGGAGTTTATTGTTGAACAACTACTCCAAATTGCACTGACTCTCGACTATTCTGACGAAGTTGGACGACGTAAGATGTTCACCCTGCTTCGACAGGCTATTTCGATCCCCGATTTACCAGACGAGGTCACAAAGCTCGCCGTTGAGACACTTCAGAGTATCTGTTCGCCAGATGCTGCCGGAGAGCGAGAATTCATAAGCATTGTCCTAGAGTCAGTGGCAGATGTTCATGACACCATTGTCGATGACCCTCCTGCAGATGATGCAGAAGACAGTTTCCATTCAGCCAGATCAGAGGTTAGCGGTCAGAGCACGCCAACTAAGGGAAGCAAGCGGGGCGGTACCCCTGAACTGAGCGAGGAAGAAGCGCGTGAGAAGGCAGTCAGAGAAATTGTTGTCAACATGAAGTGTTTGCATATCGTTCAGTGCATGCTCACCCATGTGGCGAGCAACCTCCAGGACAACACCGATCTTGTGGCGATGCTGAATAACCTCGTTGTTCCAGCAGTCCGAAGTCACGAGGCACCCGTGCGTGAGCGAGGCCTGGTTTGTCTTGGCCTTTGTGCCCTCCTGGATCGCTCACTCGCCGAGGAGAATCTTAGCTTGTTCATGCATTTTTTCACTAAGGGTCACACAGCACTCCAGATCACTGCTCTGCACATTCTCACCGATATTCTCAATGTCCATGGTGCCCAGCTCTTATCGTCAACACCTGGCCTGCTGAAGATTTACGTCAAAGCTGTCAAGGGTGGTGGCAAGTCACCTGAGGTCCAGGCGGCTGCTACTGTTGCTGCCTCAAAGCTGTTGCTTGGTCGTGTCGTCAGTGAGGAGGAAGCCTGCCAGGATCTGCTCAAGTCACTCGTCGTTGCGTACTTTGACCCCTCGTCTGCATCCAACCAGACTGTTCGACAGGCACTCAACTACTTCCTCCCTGTCTTCTGCTTTTCCCGAGACGAGAACCAAAACCTCATGCGGTCCATCGCCCTTGACGCAATCCATGCGCTGTTCAATGTTCGCGAAAGCctggaggatgatgatgtggatgttgaggaggatatGGTCAGCATGACTACTATCGGAGCTTGCCTCGTCGACTGGACCGATCCCCGAAAATGCTACAGACCTACAAGCCTGCTGGAATCTGACAAGAAGGCGGTCAATGGTGACGTGCATCTTGACTTTGCCATGGATATCCTAGAGAAATTACAAGGCAACATTACAA aagaagaaaagaaactcATCGGCACACTTCTCGGAAAGCTCCACATTTCCCCTGGATCAAGCGAGGAGAAGCTGCGCGAGGCTTACAATGAGGTCAGCATTGCAGTGGAAGAAGGCTTGTTGTCTGATGCCACTAGCCGCAGCGCTctcttcaagcttcatgTCAGTTTGGGCAAGATCGTGAATGCCCTTGATGAACAACAACCAGCCCACCGACGTACCAGCAGGAGTACCTCTGTGATCACGGATCATCAATCAcctgaggaagagaagacggTCATGGAGGAGCCAAgcatcaaggaggaggatgaagaaagTGATGGCACTGTGGTTCCTAAGGAGGAAAAGGATGAACGAGAATCTCTTGTGGACGACCTCTTGTCAGATGGTGAGGATGTAGAGATGACAGACGTGTAA
- a CDS encoding mRNA-binding ribosome biosynthesis protein NOP4 produces MGASKNGRKRPHTEAEELDPASFEDRDNGAVKASKRARVEERRSLFVRSLPPGATSESLTDFFSQHYPVKHATVVVDQKTKESRGYGFVTLADAEDAAEAKKALNNQDWNGRRIRIDVAEPRQRNNTTGELPAHKVRKEELQRPPKLIVRNLPWSIKTSEQLSHLFRSFGKVKFADLPQDKGKLKGFGFVTLRGRPNAERALEAINGKEIDGRTLAVDWAVDKDTWEKQQPEENAKPKKAQKKQEDDEEDEDDQTSSEGSDDEDEEEGGAEVNRDDQLDADLKNFFKNHMENLEDEEDDDDEEDDEDDEADKQAEKEVQSLAPKRMTDNTSTVFIRNLPFTTTDEQLKDFFDHFGKVRYARVVMDKVTEKPAGTGFVCFYDVDDAKKCIKGAPRPDPSVAAAKNSILQDESADPDGKYTLDGRLLQVAQAVNKQEATNLADSSLAKRNEKDKRKLFLLNEGVIDRGSPLFNLLTPSEMQVRQASAAQRKKLVQGNPSLHLSLTRLAIRNIPRNMDSKDLKELARKAVVEFAKEVKAGRRQPLSKEENARDGKDAKEKEHERKAKGKGIIRQAKIVFESGQGQKMPEKDGGKSRGYGFIEYTSHHWALMGLRYLNGHQLENEVGKKQRLVVEFAIENAQVVQRRRANEERSRQLNPEHNKAAKAEGQPKTNAQHTRDDKKRGRKGDRGDKVHKGGKDRGSKQAEEEGGRKPESDAEMKHRLIARTRVMRKKKALSRGKK; encoded by the coding sequence ATGGGTGCTTCAAAGAACGGCCGAAAGCGCCCACATACTGAGGCAGAGGAGCTCGATCCCGCTTCTTTCGAAGATCGCGACAATGGAGCAGTAAAGGCCTCCAAGAGAGCCCGAGTCGAAGAACGACGATCGCTCTTCGTTCGATCACTACCTCCCGGTGCCACGAGCGAAAGTCTTACCGATTTCTTCTCTCAGCATTACCCAGTGAAGCACGCTACTGTTGTTGTCGACCAAAAGACCAAGGAGTCAAGAGGTTACGGTTTTGTAACATTGGCCGACGCTGAGGACGCTGCAGAGGCCAAGAAAGCTCTGAACAACCAAGATTGGAATGGACGCCGAATCCGCATTGATGTTGCTGagccaagacaaagaaacaaCACCACCGGCGAATTGCCTGCTCACAAGGTTCGCAAAGAGGAGCTTCAGCGACCCCCAAAGCTCATTGTGCGCAACCTGCCTTGGAGCATTAAGACATCAGAACAATTGAGCCATCTTTTCAGAAGCTTTGGAAAAGTCAAGTTTGCCGATCTGCCTCAAGACAAGGGTAAGCTCAAAGGATTCGGTTTCGTTACCCTCAGGGGAAGACCGAACGCCGAACGTGCGTTGGAAGCCATCAACGGCAAGGAGATTGACGGAAGAACCCTGGCTGTTGACTGGGCTGTTGACAAGGATACCTGGGAGAAGCAACAACCAGAGGAGAATGCTAAGCCTAAGAAGGCacaaaagaagcaagaagatgatgaggaagacgaggatgaccAAACGTCTTCAGAGGgaagcgatgatgaggatgaagaggagggtGGCGCAGAGGTTAACAGAGATGATCAATTGGATGCTGATCtgaagaacttcttcaagaaTCACATGGAGAACctcgaggatgaggaggatgatgatgatgaagaggacgacgaagatgatgaagccgaCAAGCAGGCAGAGAAGGAGGTGCAGAGCCTGGCTCCGAAGAGGATGACAGACAACACGTCAACTGTCTTCATTCGCAACCTACCGTTTACGACCACAGATGAGCAACTCAAAGATTTCTTTGATCATTTTGGCAAGGTTCGATATGCCCGAGTGGTCATGGACAAGGTCACGGAGAAACCTGCAGGTACTGGTTTCGTCTGCTTCTACGACGTCGACGACGCCAAAAAGTGCATCAAAGGCGCTCCTCGCCCTGACCCATCTGTTGCAGCTGCCAAGAACTCTATTCTCCAAGATGAGAGTGCTGATCCTGATGGCAAGTACACACTCGACGGACGTCTTCTCCAGGTTGCACAGGCAGTCAACAAGCAAGAGGCAACCAACCTCGCTGACAGCTCCCTCGCCAAGCGTAACGAGAAGGACAAGCGCAAGCTCTTCCTGCTGAACGAGGGTGTGATCGACCGAGGCTCACCTCTATTTAACCTCCTCACACCCTCGGAAATGCAAGTGCGACAAGCCAGTGCCGCTCAACGAAAGAAGCTTGTGCAGGGTAACCCCAGTCTGCACTTGAGTCTGACTCGATTGGCTATTCGCAACATTCCCCGAAACATGGACTCCAAAGATCTTAAGGAACTTGCGCGAAaggctgttgttgagtttgCAAAGGAGGTCAAGGCAGGCCGCCGACAGCCGCTATCAAAGGAAGAGAATGCACGAGATGGAAAGGATGCTAAGGAGAAGGAGCATGAGCGCAAGGCGAAGGGCAAGGGTATCATTCGTCAAGCCAAGATCGTGTTCGAGAGTGGACAGGGGCAAAAGATGCCAGAGAAGGATGGTGGCAAGAGTCGTGGTTATGGTTTCATCGAGTATACCTCACACCACTGGGCCTTGATGGGACTGCGTTATCTCAACGGTCATCAGCTCGAGAACGAAGTTGGCAAGAAGCAGAGACTGGTCGTTGAGTTCGCTATCGAGAATGCCCAAGTTGTTCAACGACGACGTGCCAACGAGGAGAGGTCTAGACAACTCAACCCAGAGCATAACAAGGCTGCAAAGGCTGAGGGTCAGCCCAAGACAAATGCTCAGCATACCAGGGATGACAAGAAGCGCGGACGCAAGGGTGATAGGGGTGATAAGGTTCATAAGGGTGGCAAGGACAGAGGCAGCAAGCAGGCCGAGGAAGAGGGCGGCCGGAAGCCAGAATCAGATGCCGAGATGAAGCACAGATTGATTGCGCGGACCAGAGTGAtgcgcaagaagaaggctctgAGCCGGGGAAAGAAATGA
- a CDS encoding magnesium transporter NIPA-domain-containing protein produces MMRLANVESPWPSMVVDSWAQDASNNSSHHGHSGKPGDKIQEWSSLIGIVTAIVGNVLIALALNVQRYAHIRLHKQRSRNRKRAKEALKRPHPGDHGGSYGTIGGGSDGAGYQNGHGTITDDGNRMDESCETDPLTGSFHSEASQSTDSKEDDTSSSYLKSPYWWLGQVLITLGEMGNFLAYGFAPASIVSPLGVVALISNCIIAPAMFHEKFRQRDFWGVVIAVGGVVTVVLSAKQEETKLNPHDVWDAITTLAFEIYLAVTIFLILVLMWASPRYGRRTILIDLGLVGLFGGYTALATKGVSSMLSSTLWRAFTTPVTYVLIVILLGTAVMQIRYVNKALQRFDSTQVIPIQFVMFTLCVIIGSAVLYRDFERTNAEQAAKFVGGCLLTFFGVFLITSGREQSHDDDEVLSEDDDFEDTIGLANQEGNGTASYQDGQGFSTPKSQSRRSSHLSGLNYPDAQRALKAAVTPHQDNNNLPSAKALGSQMSPGQETMASGFPWNDFGGPSTPPGRGVRAYSTDSVAPPGTAGSAAFASHPTTPMRDALATDGSLLPRPQASPSKPGGTGSRSRTFISPSPLSSTVTAVVKDAFLRASDDPSVRQSSMRRIRSTIRAGLFFKEDDENADPENNSRSNTLPAQSAAPVSVENLPSALDEAERPAGEDDLVRRRSRSVSDTLGDFFGVRRKKRHDGYFASDVEDVTIGGATPGQDRTDRQGDCREV; encoded by the exons ATGATGCGGCTGGCCAATGTCGAATCGCCATGGCCATCAATGGTGGTCGATTCTTGGGCGCAAGACGCCTCCAATAACTCCTCTCATCACGGCCATTCCGGCAAACCCGGTGACAAAATACAAGAGTGGTCCTCACTTATCGGTATCGTCACAGCCATTGTAGGCAATGTACTTATCGCTCTTGCGCTAAATGTTCAGAGATACGCACATATTCGACTTCACAAGCAAAGGAGTAGGAACCGGAAGAGGGCGAAAGAAGCATTGAAGCGCCCTCACCCTGGAGATCATGGTGGCTCATACGGCACCATTGGAGGAGGTAGCGATGGAGCTGGGTATCAAAATGGTCACGGAACAATTACAGATGATGGAAATCGCATGGACGAGAGCTGTGAAACTGATCCGCTGACCGGGTCCTTTCACTCCGAGGCATCACAGAGCACCGATAGCAAAGAGGATGATACGTCTTCATCATACCTCAAATCTCCGTACTGGTGGTTGGGTCAAGTTCTTATTACTCTTGGCGAGATGGGCAACTTTCTCGCATATGGCTTCGCCCCCGCTTCGATTGTCTCTCCTCTTGGAGTTGTCGCCTTGATATCGAACTGCATCATTGCGCCTGCCATGTTCCACGAGAAGTTCCGACAGCGCGATTTCTGGGGTGTAGTTATTGCTGTAGGTGGTGTTGTTACTGTTGTTCTGAGCGCAAAGCAAGAGGAGACCAAGTTGAACCCTCATGATGTATGGGACGCGATCACTACGTTGGCTTTTGAGATCTATCTTGCCGTGACCATATTTCTTATCCTGGTCTTGATGTGGGCAAGTCCTAGGTACGGAAGACGCACGATTCTTATCGACCTGGGACTTGTTGGTTTGTTTG GCGGCTACACTGCCCTTGCGACAAAAGGCGTTTCGTCGATGTTGTCTTCCACTCTTTGGCGTGCTTTTACAACTCCTGTCACTTACGTTCTCATCGTTATTCTCCTTGGGACGGCAGTCATGCAGATTCGCTACGTCAACAAGGCGCTGCAACGTTTCGATTCGACCCAGGTTATCCCAATCCAGTTTGTAATGTTTACGCTGTGTGTGATCATTGGAAGCGCCGTCCTGTACCGCGATTTCGAACGAACGAACGCTGAACAGGCGGCCAAGTTTGTTGGAGGTTGTCTCCTTACCTTCTTCGGCGTCTTTCTCATCACTAGCGGCCGTGAGCAAAgccatgatgacgacgaagTCCTGTCTGAAGACGATGATTTCGAGGATACCATAGGCCTTGCGAACCAGGAAGGGAATGGCACAGCGTCCTACCAAGACGGTCAGGGGTTTTCTACCCCCAAGTCACAATCACGACGGTCCAGTCACCTGTCGGGTCTTAATTATCCTGATGCACAGAGAGCCTTGAAAGCGGCGGTTACACCACATCAGGACAACAACAATCTCCCATCAGCCAAGGCTTTGGGTTCTCAGATGTCCCCAGGCCAGGAGACTATGGCTTCTGGTTTCCCTTGGAACGATTTCGGAGGGCCGTCAACACCACCGGGAAGGGGCGTTAGGGCGTACTCTACAGACTCTGTTGCACCACCGGGGACCGCGGGCTCAGCGGCGTTTGCCTCCCACCCAACAACACCGATGAGAGATGCCCTAGCTACTGATGGCTCGCTTCTCCCACGGCCTCAAGCTAGTCCTTCGAAGCCCGGTGGTACTGGAAGCCGATCCAGGACCTTTATCTCCCCGTCCCCTCTATCGTCAACAGTTACGGCTGTGGTCAAGGACGCCTTTCTGCGCGCGTCTGACGACCCGAGTGTGCGCCAGTCCTCGATGCGTCGTATACGTTCCACCATCCGTGCCGGGCTGTTCTTtaaagaagacgatgagaatGCTGATCCCGAGAACAACTCCCGGTCGAACACGCTCCCCGCACAATCAGCAGCGCCAGTATCAGTGGAAAATCTTCCTAGCGCCTTAGACGAGGCTGAGAGGCCTGCAGGCGAGGACGATCTGGTGCGTCGGCGGTCACGTAGTGTTAGTGATACACTAGGCGATTTTTTTGGCGTCCGGCGCAAGAAGCGCCATGATGGCTATTTCGCGAGCGACGTCGAAGATGTGACAATAGGAGGAGCTACCCCAGGTCAAGATCGGACGGATCGTCAAGGGGATTGCCGAGAAGTATAA